The Andreesenia angusta genome contains the following window.
GTAGTAAGCTCTGTATTCACTTAAAGACTCTCCTACAGAAAACTGCCCTATGTTCATTCTGCCTATGCCGTTTACAATTGATTCGCTGTCTGGTCCAAGAGAATGCTCCTCCGATATAGTTCCAAGCTCTTCCGGATTCTCCAGTGCCCACTCTATGCTCTTGCTGTACTCTTCAAGAAATTTCTCCACGAACTCAGGGTCCTCTTCCACAAGCTCTTTCTTTACCACCAGGCATGACTGTGGATAGCCTTTTTCCACTTTGTTGGCCTCCGCCCACAGCTTGTTTATGTCGAACAGAACTTTCAGGTCCTTGTTCTTCGCAAGAGCAGATGACAGGGCAGGCTCCGGAAGCAGACCAATCGAAGTCTTGCCTGATACAAGGAGTGGAGCCACTTCGGCCGCAGAGTTCATATACTCTAAATCCATATCCACCTCCGGGTCTATCCCCTCTTCTGCAAGGACCATGTTTAGCACAAGTTCCGGAGTCAGCCCTTTTCCGAATGTCTGCACCGTCTTGCCCTTCAGACCGTCAAGAGACTCCATAGCCTCGGTCCCCACAATATATAGGTTCCCCCATGTAGCTGTGCCGGCTATCACATAGTCAGCACCTTTTGCTCTCGCCTGTGCGGCCAGGTTCGTCGGAACGATGGCCATATCGGCCTCTCCCTGTATTATGCTTGATGCTAGAAGGTCTGGAGAAGATATGATCTCATACTCCACGTCTCTTCCCATTTCAGGCTTCTCCGAGATCATACTCCCTGCCGTAATGGCAGTGACACCTTCCATAAACTTAAATACAACAGGCTCCGCTGGCTTTTCTGAAGCTTTTTCAGAGCATCCTGTGGCAAATGCAGCGATCATTAGGACCAGTATCGTCATTACAGTCTTTTTCATCGCTTCTCCACCTTCTTTTCGCAGCACTTCGGATTCAGCTCCCATTCGCTTTTGTCTGTATGAAGCAGTTCGTGCGACTTCTCTGAAAGCGGCTCTCCAAGGTAATCCTCATAGCACTTTATAATCGAAGGGTTCTCGTGCGAGAACCTTATCTCGTTTAGCTTGTCAAGCCCGTAGAGTACCTCTGATCTTTCGCATGCAAGCTCTTGGCCTTCGCATATAGGCTGGCCTCCGCCTCCTGCGCAGCCGCCTGGACAGGCCATTATCTCCACAAAGTCATACTCCACCTCTCCACTTCTTATGGCTTCAATCAGCTTTCTGGCGTTTCCAAGTCCGCTGGCTATTGCTACCTTTATTTCTATTCCGTCTATGTTGAATACAGATTCTTTCCATCCGTCCATACCTCTTACGTCCTTGAACGCGTCTGGGTCTGGATTCTTACCTGTTACAAGGTAGTATGCACTCCTCAAGGCGGCCTCCATAACCCCTCCTGTAGCCCCGAATATGACGGCAGCTCCTGATGCAATCCCAAACGGGGTGTCCAGCTCCTCCTCAGGAAGATGCTCGACCTGTATGTTCTCAGACCTTATAAGCCTTTCGACCTCCCTTGTCGTAAGTACCACATCCACGTCTCTTCCAGAGCCAGCTGAATTTACAGCCGGAACCTCCGCCTCGTATTTCTTTGCGACGCATGGCATTATGGATACAGAGAATATCTTGCTTGGATCGATGTTGAGCAGCTTTGCATAGTACGTCTTCGCTATGGCTCCAAACATCTGCTGGGGCGACTTGGCTGTAGACAGCTGCTTCACCATGTCAGGGTGCTGGCTTTTTACAAACCTGATCCAGCCTGGGCAGCATGAAGTGAAAATCGGGAACTTCTCGTTTTCTTTGTTTTTAAGCCTCTTTATAAATTCGCTTCCCTCTTCCATTATTGTCAGGTCGGCGGTGAAACTTGTGTCGAAAATGTAGTCAAAGCCCACTCTTCTGAGTGCGGCTGCAAGCCTCTTTACAGTCGCCTGTTCACGCTTGAGCCCGAAATACTCTCCCCAAGACGTTCTCACGGCCGGAGCTATCTGGACTAGCACGGTCTTCTCTGGATCTGCAAGAGCCTGCATCACCTGGTCTATGTCGTCTCTCTCCCTGAGAGCCCCTGTAGGGCAGTGCGTGATGCACTGTCCGCAGAGCGAACAGTTCGACTCCTCTATCCTTATATTTCCCGACACGTCCACATCTGTTCTAGACCCAGTCCCGGCCACGTCCCATATGTGAAGGTCCTGTATCTTGTCGCACACCTGTATACACCTCATGCACTTTATGCACTTTTCGTAGTCCCTTACAAGCGGAAACCCCTCCGTCCACTTCTCCTTTGAAAGCTTCTTCTTGTACGGCAAGTCTATTATGCCAAGGTCGTTTGAAATAGTCTGAAGAAGACAGTTTCTACTTCTGACACATGTAGCGCAGTTGGAGTCGTGCTGGGAGAGGATCAGCTCTACGTTCACCTTTCTGGCCTCCCTGACTTTAGGGCTGTTTGTGTATATCACCATGCCCTCCTCTACCACGTTGTTGCAGGAAGTCACTAGCCTCTCTCGACCCTCTATCTCGACTACGCACACTCTGCAGGCCCCTATTTCGTTAAGCCCCTCCATGTAGCAGAGTTTCGGAATTGAAATATGGCATTTCTTTGCAGCATCCATTATAGTAGTTCCCTCAGGTACTTCAATACTGTACTTGTCTATATTTATATTTACCATCTTTCAACCCTTCCTCCCTTGAACACTCCGAATCCAAAGTGATCGCATCTCAAGCACCTTTCTGACTCCTGCTTGGCTTCCTTGCACGTCATAGGCTCCTCTACAAGTTCGAAGTCCTTTATTCTATCGCACACATTTCTTCCCGACATATTCACCCTACCTGTGGACACCCTGTCCGACAGGTCAGGCTCGGGAATCACCACCCCTGACTCTATCTCGTGGTTGAATCCCAGATAGCTGTCTATGTTGGCTGCAGCGACTTTACCGGCCGCTATGGCCTGTATGACAGTTGCAGGCCCTGAAATGCAGTCGCCTCCGGCAAACACCCCTGGAATATCCTTTACGTCTGCTGTGCTGAGGGCATCTATAAGCCCTCGCTTCACAGGAATCCCTTCCTTCTCGAAGTCCCTGGTCTCAATCCCCTGCCCGATTGCAATGACTATTATGTCGCACGGAATCCTAATAGGCTTCTCCTTGGCGTCCGAGGTGCATGGCCTTCCAGACTCTATCGTCCCGACTATCTGAGGCTGCACCCAGAGTGCGACTGCATTTTCATCTCCGTCTGTTTCAATTTTTATAGGCTTTATAAGGTCGTAAAGAGCGCAGCCCTCCGCCACTGCCCCTTCAACTTCCTCCTCCATGGCCGGCATATCGTCTTTCCTTCTCCTGTAGATTATGCTCGACTCCTCAGCTCCGAGCCTTACAGCCGATCTCGCAACGTCTATCGCTACGTTTCCGCCTCCCAGCACAAGCACCTTCTTTCCTGCGAAGTCAGGGTAAATATCGTCGCCTATGCTTCGGAGTATATCCACTGCTGAATAGACTCCTTTCGCGTCCTCACCTTCTATTCCCGTCTTCTTGTCTATATGGGCTCCTATCGCTATATATACGCTGTCAAACTTCTCCCTAAGCTCCATCACAGATATGTCATGACCTACTGTAACGCCGGTGTGGATGTCCACTCCATTTGAAAGCATTATGTCTATCTCCCCTTGAAGCAGATTCCTAGGCAGCCTGTAGCTTGGTATTCCGTAGCGGAGCATTCCGCCTAACTTGCTCTTGCTTTCGTATATCTCCACTTTGTGCCCCATAAGGCTCAAGAAGTAGGCCGCCGAAAGTCCGCTTGGCCCTCCGCCGACTACCGCAACCCGCTTTCCTGTATATTCCGCTGGGGCCGGAATCGGAACCTCTCCTGCATTGTCCACAGCATACCGCTTCAGCCCTCTTATATTTATTGAGTCGTCTATCATTTTTCTTCTACACCTCGTCTCGCATGGGTGCTCGCAGACATATCCACATACGAGAGGCATGGGATTGTCTTTCCTTATAAGCCTCACGGCGTCCTTATATCTCTCCTTTGCTATAAGGGCTATATATCCAGGGACATCTACTCCAGCAGGACAGAGGCTGACGCATGGAACTGACTGGAACAGGCTAAAATTGCATCGCCCTCTGAGGATATGCTCGACGTACTCATCTCTGAACCCTTCAAGCCCTTTGAGAACCATCCTAGCAGCTTCATATCCTATGGCGCAGTCCGACGAATTGTAGATCGCCCTTGCTGTCTTCTCTATGAGGTCTATGGTTTCAAGAGAGGCCTCTCCGTCAAGTACCGACTCCATAAGCTCCATAAGCTGACCAAGCCCCACACGGCACGGGACACATTTCCCGCAAGTCTGGGCGTGAGCCATCTTGAGAAATGAAATAGACAGGTCGATTGGACAGAGCCCCGGCGGCGATGATGCAATTCTTCTCTCAATGTCCTTGTACATATCTTCGACTGTGGCCTGAGCCCTGTCCTTAGTTATAATTCTTAGCCTGCTCATCTAAACGTCTCCTTTCAGCTGCTCTGATTTATTTTCTTTAAATGATACCCTAGATGTCCAAGCTTAATAACTAAGTTATAAAACAATTGATTTTGCTTAGTACTTTATCCACTCCACATAAGTGTATTTGTCGCTTTTAGGAGTTTTTCCGTCAAGCCAATTTGGATACCAAGAGTTCAGCATGAGCTTCATGGGTCTCTTTGAAAAGCCATCTTTCCACGTCTCTATATGATTCCCGTCTATATAGAATGACACCCTGTCTTGATAGTAGTCTATCCTGTAGTCATGGTATCCCGCTGTAGGGTCGAAGCCCAGGGGCTCCTTGTACTCGTTTCTGATCTTCCCATTTTCATATGTCGTAAGCCAGAGCTCTGAATCGTCAGACCGATTGAACACCTCTATGTCTATCTCATTGTAGAGGTCCGGAGCCCTGTAGAGGAAAAACCCTGTTATGGAGGATGGAGCGTTCGCCAGCTTCATTCGGATTTCATAAGACCCGAAGCTCTGGTTTTTTCTAGTCAGTATCTCCCCGCCTTCGAGCTTTCTGGCAGGCATCTTTATCATAAGTCCGTCAGGGCCTATCGATATGTTCTCTGGGTTTAGCTCAGTACGGCCAAGTGTTCCTGCGTCTTTGGCCCAGAAGTCGCCGTTCCACGTCTTGAAGCTGTCCTTGTACCTGTATATCCAAATACTGTCTTCTGAGTCGATCTGGTCAAGCTTGGCCGGATCTTCCTCCACCAGGGCTGGATTCTTGTCCCAAAGCGCCACTCGGACGCCATGCTCGCCTGTAACCCAGTCTCCAACCACAACAGGTATGCTAGGCTGCACAACCTTCCCAGCTGGCGCTTTAAAGCTTACAGCTTCCATGTCTATCCATTTCCCATTGGGATCCAGAAAGCTGCAACCAAGCCAGAGCTCTTTTTCTTCGTCGGTTCTGTTCAGAATCTCTACATCGACTTCGAACTCTTCCCCTCTGTAGTATGTCTCTCGTTCGTAGCTGAGACTCTCTATCCTTATTTCCGGAAGCACCATGTCCTCTATATCAGGACTTATGCTTGTCCTGAAAACTATAACTATTGCCTGCTCTCTAGTTGTAGTGGCTTCCGGCATAAATTTCTTTTCGTCAGTCCCCTTTACAAGGCCATTTTCGGCCATAAAAGAGACCGATTCTCTGGCCCAGCTGGATATCTCTCCGCTGTCCTTGAAATCCAGACTGTACCCGCTCTCATCCAGCTCCGGGTTCAGCGCTTTCAAAGTCCTGTGTACCATAGTGGCCAGCTGCTCTCTAGTCAACGTTCCCTCTGGGTTAAAAAGCCCTCCGCCTACTCCTTGCACTATGCCGAGCTGGCTTGCCAAAGCTACTGCTTCGCTAGACGTATCCTGAAAAGGCGAACCGACTGAAAAATCAGGCTTTTCGTCGGAAAGATCGCTGTAGAGGCTTACTGCAAGCTCTGCAAACTCCTCCCTCGTTATATCCTTTTGGTACATTCCTGAAATACTGTCTGCTACAAGCCCAGCTTCTATGGCCTGCTTCACTTCAATCTCCGCCCATCCGCTAGGGCTCGCAATAGCGACTCTTGTCATATAGAAGACCATAGCCGCGGCTATCCAGCCTACTCCAAATAGCTTCATCCGATCACCCCCGTCTTATTTTAAATCCTTGAAAGCGTCCTTCAATACATAGTACGACTGCTTGAGCCGTTCGTGGTAAGAAGGCTCCTCCCAGTTGTCCCAAGTGTAAAAGTCCATAGGAACCTCATAGCCTTTGCCTACACCTTCTCTACTCAAAGAAACTCCAAGATGAAGCCCATCTAGGCTTTCAGGCTCTATACCATCTTTTTTGTAGAAGTCCCCCATCACAGTCTTGGTGGAAGGGTCCATCACGTTCAGAAGCTGCCACGGCAGTCTTATCTCCACCATGTTCTTCCCAGCTGAAAAGTCTGCCAGAGAGTCGTAGCTCTTGCTGTCCGGGTTTCCGTTTCCATATCTTAACTTTCCTGTCTCGTAGTCAGTGAAAGGTATCGTCCTCTTGTCCTCCGGAAGATATATCTCTTTTGAAAGACAGAGCTTTACCTTGTTGAAAATTCCGCTGTCTTTCTCGCTGTAGCTCTGATTCTTCGCTATCATTCCAAGCTTCTCTCCGTAGATGTAGTAGTGAGAGTCATAGTATGAATCCACATATATCCTGGAGTTGTCTTTCCCGTCTATAGAGACTAGGAAGTCGGCCGGACGCTGGAAACTCAAGCCACCTTCACCGTACTTGCTGTTGCCTTGGCTCTGTATCGAGTCTATAGGGATGTATATGCTGTCTTTCTCGATGTCTAGCTTGTCGGACTCTACCATAAGATAAAGGTATTTTTCATCGGACTTTACAGACAGCGAAATGTCTTCGTTTTTTGTCAGCACATCAGATTCCGTCCACTCTCTCTTGTCCCCGTCTACATAGCATACGCTCTTTTTATCTCCAGGCTCGAATGTCATAAGCCCAAAGTTCTGCTCGCTCGTCTGTATGTCGGACCAGAAAGGCCTCCTGTCTGCCACGTTCAAGTCCATAGTGTTCCAAGTCCTCTTAAACCACTCGTCCTGCCATGTGAACACAAGGGCTCCGCAGTAGCCCTCATCGTATATATCCCCAAGAAGGCTCGCTATCATCTCTCCCTGCTCACTTTCGCTATTCTGTCCTTGATCAAATCCCATAACTGGGTTGTTGTGAGTTTTTCCTCTTGAAGATGGAACTCCAAACTCCGCCACCATTACAGGCATTGTGTGATGGCTTATCAAGTCTCTTAGGTATGCCTTGTAGGCGTTCTTCTTGCCGCTTTCGTCCTCGAAGTTTCTGTAGTCTTTCTGGTAGTTCATAAACTCAGGATAGTAAGGATATATGTGATACGATGCAAAAAGCCCTGACTTGTTTCTCTCCCCTGTCTTTATGCGCTCCATATTGAACTCCACCATGTCCTCTTCCTCGTAAGGCTCGTTTGGATGGTCCAACATATCGGTAGTTGGCCAGTTTGAGAAACTCATAGCTCTTGTCATGCCATATTTCTCAGCTTCGTACTTTAGGACTTCGTCGCCTGATTCACACATAAAGACTTCAAAAGCCGGAGATCCCTCTGTGCTCAGGTACTCCCCTCTGTAAGAGGTCTTGTCACCGTTGTTTTCGTTCGTCCCGGCCACAAAGTTAGGGTCCCACTCTATACCCATAATCCAACCTATGACATACTCCGACACATCGCTTACATACTCTCCGCTTGCAAAGCCTGGTCGTTCTGGGAGCACTGCGTCTCCGTGTATTATGTCCACTAGGTCTTTCGAGTCCTTTATAAAGCTTTTCTTTATCCTGCCGTTGTCCCCGTAGGCATCCATAAGCTCCAGCTTGTCCTCTTCCTTTATCCACACACCCTGTATCAGGTAAAGTGGCTTCTCGGAGCCTAGATTGTG
Protein-coding sequences here:
- a CDS encoding family 16 glycosylhydrolase produces the protein MKLFGVGWIAAAMVFYMTRVAIASPSGWAEIEVKQAIEAGLVADSISGMYQKDITREEFAELAVSLYSDLSDEKPDFSVGSPFQDTSSEAVALASQLGIVQGVGGGLFNPEGTLTREQLATMVHRTLKALNPELDESGYSLDFKDSGEISSWARESVSFMAENGLVKGTDEKKFMPEATTTREQAIVIVFRTSISPDIEDMVLPEIRIESLSYERETYYRGEEFEVDVEILNRTDEEKELWLGCSFLDPNGKWIDMEAVSFKAPAGKVVQPSIPVVVGDWVTGEHGVRVALWDKNPALVEEDPAKLDQIDSEDSIWIYRYKDSFKTWNGDFWAKDAGTLGRTELNPENISIGPDGLMIKMPARKLEGGEILTRKNQSFGSYEIRMKLANAPSSITGFFLYRAPDLYNEIDIEVFNRSDDSELWLTTYENGKIRNEYKEPLGFDPTAGYHDYRIDYYQDRVSFYIDGNHIETWKDGFSKRPMKLMLNSWYPNWLDGKTPKSDKYTYVEWIKY
- a CDS encoding ABC transporter substrate-binding protein, which translates into the protein MKKTVMTILVLMIAAFATGCSEKASEKPAEPVVFKFMEGVTAITAGSMISEKPEMGRDVEYEIISSPDLLASSIIQGEADMAIVPTNLAAQARAKGADYVIAGTATWGNLYIVGTEAMESLDGLKGKTVQTFGKGLTPELVLNMVLAEEGIDPEVDMDLEYMNSAAEVAPLLVSGKTSIGLLPEPALSSALAKNKDLKVLFDINKLWAEANKVEKGYPQSCLVVKKELVEEDPEFVEKFLEEYSKSIEWALENPEELGTISEEHSLGPDSESIVNGIGRMNIGQFSVGESLSEYRAYYKSVMDFDPEFIGGSIPDEEIYYER
- a CDS encoding NAD(P)-binding protein produces the protein MSRLRIITKDRAQATVEDMYKDIERRIASSPPGLCPIDLSISFLKMAHAQTCGKCVPCRVGLGQLMELMESVLDGEASLETIDLIEKTARAIYNSSDCAIGYEAARMVLKGLEGFRDEYVEHILRGRCNFSLFQSVPCVSLCPAGVDVPGYIALIAKERYKDAVRLIRKDNPMPLVCGYVCEHPCETRCRRKMIDDSINIRGLKRYAVDNAGEVPIPAPAEYTGKRVAVVGGGPSGLSAAYFLSLMGHKVEIYESKSKLGGMLRYGIPSYRLPRNLLQGEIDIMLSNGVDIHTGVTVGHDISVMELREKFDSVYIAIGAHIDKKTGIEGEDAKGVYSAVDILRSIGDDIYPDFAGKKVLVLGGGNVAIDVARSAVRLGAEESSIIYRRRKDDMPAMEEEVEGAVAEGCALYDLIKPIKIETDGDENAVALWVQPQIVGTIESGRPCTSDAKEKPIRIPCDIIVIAIGQGIETRDFEKEGIPVKRGLIDALSTADVKDIPGVFAGGDCISGPATVIQAIAAGKVAAANIDSYLGFNHEIESGVVIPEPDLSDRVSTGRVNMSGRNVCDRIKDFELVEEPMTCKEAKQESERCLRCDHFGFGVFKGGRVERW
- a CDS encoding NADH-dependent [FeFe] hydrogenase, group A6 produces the protein MVNINIDKYSIEVPEGTTIMDAAKKCHISIPKLCYMEGLNEIGACRVCVVEIEGRERLVTSCNNVVEEGMVIYTNSPKVREARKVNVELILSQHDSNCATCVRSRNCLLQTISNDLGIIDLPYKKKLSKEKWTEGFPLVRDYEKCIKCMRCIQVCDKIQDLHIWDVAGTGSRTDVDVSGNIRIEESNCSLCGQCITHCPTGALRERDDIDQVMQALADPEKTVLVQIAPAVRTSWGEYFGLKREQATVKRLAAALRRVGFDYIFDTSFTADLTIMEEGSEFIKRLKNKENEKFPIFTSCCPGWIRFVKSQHPDMVKQLSTAKSPQQMFGAIAKTYYAKLLNIDPSKIFSVSIMPCVAKKYEAEVPAVNSAGSGRDVDVVLTTREVERLIRSENIQVEHLPEEELDTPFGIASGAAVIFGATGGVMEAALRSAYYLVTGKNPDPDAFKDVRGMDGWKESVFNIDGIEIKVAIASGLGNARKLIEAIRSGEVEYDFVEIMACPGGCAGGGGQPICEGQELACERSEVLYGLDKLNEIRFSHENPSIIKCYEDYLGEPLSEKSHELLHTDKSEWELNPKCCEKKVEKR